A genomic segment from Truepera sp. encodes:
- a CDS encoding S9 family peptidase, which yields MPKPTFEQLTSVRRLVSPAWSPDGDWFAYLADTSGRLQLWLQPKGGGFPTQLTALRDRRVVAFAWSRDGGRIAFTADLKGNETPEVFVMDVVAGRPSWPRQLTDRPEVEYNLSGWSADGRIVLSANDRLPAEMDPLLLDPVTGEVERLMTGGLYYAGEVSPSGRWLAVTELRSNTDSDVHLVDLESGEARRLTEHAEEAKVFAGPWATDESGFYLSTDAGREFSGLAFWSFEKDGWEYVHQPERDVDAVSVSRGGRYVAYVDNDGGNSVISILDQQEQRLLRPELPVGVVVSSELHPSEPRVLLMLATPRESGNIFEFDFATGKLRRLEQSMLGGVAIEDLAVPELVSYPSFDREIPAWLYQPEGPGPHPVVLSIHGGPEAQERPDYGYGGMYQYLVSRGVAVLAPNIRGSTGYGKSYQKLIQRDWGGGELRDIEAAADWLAQQTWADASRLGIWGGSFGGFATLSAIARLPDRWAAAAAAVGPSNLVTFARSVPPHWRSMMRNFVGDPEDDHALLLERSPITYVENVRTPLLVYQGAHDPRVVKAESDQMVEALRGRGVEVEYIVDEESGHGPASAETAIEWWRAISEFLIEKLT from the coding sequence ATGCCCAAACCGACCTTCGAACAGCTCACCAGCGTGCGGCGCCTCGTTTCGCCCGCCTGGTCGCCCGACGGCGACTGGTTCGCCTACCTGGCCGACACCAGCGGCCGCCTGCAACTCTGGTTGCAACCCAAGGGCGGCGGCTTTCCCACCCAACTCACGGCCCTACGGGACCGTCGCGTGGTGGCGTTCGCTTGGTCGCGTGACGGGGGGCGCATCGCCTTCACCGCAGACCTGAAGGGGAACGAGACGCCCGAAGTCTTCGTGATGGACGTCGTGGCAGGCCGGCCAAGCTGGCCGCGCCAACTCACCGACCGGCCCGAGGTCGAGTACAACTTGAGCGGCTGGTCGGCCGACGGACGCATCGTCCTTAGCGCCAACGACCGCCTTCCCGCCGAGATGGACCCGTTGCTGCTGGACCCGGTGACAGGCGAGGTCGAGCGTCTGATGACGGGCGGCCTGTACTACGCCGGCGAGGTCTCGCCCAGCGGCCGTTGGCTGGCCGTGACCGAACTGCGCTCCAACACCGACTCGGACGTTCACTTAGTCGACCTGGAAAGCGGCGAGGCGCGGCGCCTGACCGAACACGCGGAAGAAGCCAAGGTCTTCGCGGGTCCCTGGGCGACCGACGAGAGCGGCTTCTACCTGAGCACCGACGCCGGTCGTGAGTTCAGCGGCTTGGCCTTCTGGTCGTTCGAGAAGGACGGCTGGGAGTACGTGCACCAACCCGAGCGCGACGTCGACGCCGTGAGCGTCTCGCGTGGCGGTCGTTACGTCGCTTACGTCGATAACGATGGCGGCAACAGCGTCATCAGCATCCTCGACCAGCAGGAGCAGCGCCTACTACGGCCCGAACTGCCCGTGGGAGTGGTCGTTTCCTCGGAACTCCACCCGAGCGAGCCGCGCGTGCTGCTCATGCTGGCCACGCCGCGCGAATCAGGGAACATCTTCGAGTTCGATTTCGCCACCGGCAAGCTCAGGCGGCTGGAGCAGTCGATGCTCGGCGGCGTAGCGATCGAAGACCTGGCCGTGCCGGAACTGGTGAGTTACCCGAGCTTCGACCGCGAGATTCCCGCCTGGCTCTACCAGCCGGAGGGCCCTGGCCCGCACCCGGTGGTGCTCTCCATCCATGGCGGCCCTGAAGCGCAGGAGCGACCGGACTACGGCTACGGCGGCATGTACCAGTACCTCGTCTCGCGCGGGGTGGCGGTACTGGCACCAAATATCCGCGGCTCGACCGGTTACGGCAAGAGCTACCAGAAGCTCATCCAACGCGACTGGGGCGGCGGTGAGTTGCGCGACATCGAGGCCGCCGCCGACTGGCTGGCGCAGCAAACGTGGGCGGACGCTTCTCGCCTGGGCATCTGGGGCGGGTCCTTCGGCGGTTTCGCCACCCTCTCCGCCATCGCGCGACTACCCGACCGCTGGGCCGCGGCCGCCGCGGCGGTGGGACCTTCGAACCTCGTCACTTTCGCCCGCAGCGTTCCGCCGCACTGGCGCTCGATGATGCGCAACTTCGTCGGCGACCCCGAGGACGATCATGCACTGCTGCTGGAGCGCTCGCCCATCACTTACGTGGAGAACGTGCGCACGCCGTTGTTGGTCTACCAAGGCGCCCACGATCCGCGTGTGGTGAAGGCCGAGTCAGACCAGATGGTCGAGGCGCTGCGCGGACGGGGCGTGGAGGTCGAGTACATCGTCGACGAGGAGAGTGGCCACGGTCCCGCCAGCGCAGAAACGGCCATCGAGTGGTGGCGAGCGATCTCCGAGTTCCTGATCGAGAAGTTGACATGA
- a CDS encoding AAA family ATPase, whose translation MRRIRVPQMADFIARQYRAEPGRALFFWGPPGVGKTMMVGAVAREMGIGFKETRIGTMVPSDLRGVPVPDRERRITEWFTGEYLPDPERDGEKGILLLDEYPQATPIMQGLAQRLVLERRMGERYRLPDGWMVVALGNRREDHASVYEMPTQTQNRFKHFLVEPDIRSFTDYAMRRNFHPHIVSFLNANESYLFMFDSQAKNSPAWPSPRTWEYANADYSLSEDAADLEQSVGSKAMDQFLAYRTVFASLPDVRAILAGSGVQEELPVGRNAQFALIIALASGMASPDEGVNAYRWLVGHSLDGELLQVYLEYIVRRARDRGETGALAQMISAEPSLQKSIEELLAALMAG comes from the coding sequence GTGCGCCGCATAAGGGTTCCGCAGATGGCCGACTTCATCGCCCGCCAGTACCGCGCCGAGCCCGGTCGCGCGCTCTTCTTCTGGGGTCCGCCCGGCGTCGGCAAGACCATGATGGTCGGCGCCGTCGCGCGCGAGATGGGCATCGGCTTCAAGGAGACCCGCATCGGGACGATGGTGCCGAGCGACCTTCGCGGCGTGCCGGTCCCAGACCGCGAGCGCAGGATCACAGAGTGGTTCACGGGCGAGTACCTACCCGATCCCGAGCGCGACGGCGAAAAGGGCATCCTGTTGCTGGACGAGTACCCGCAGGCAACGCCCATCATGCAGGGCCTCGCGCAGCGGTTGGTGCTCGAGCGGCGCATGGGCGAGCGCTACCGACTGCCGGACGGCTGGATGGTTGTAGCGCTCGGTAACCGCCGCGAGGACCACGCGAGCGTCTACGAGATGCCGACCCAGACGCAGAACCGCTTCAAGCACTTCTTGGTGGAGCCGGACATCAGGAGCTTCACGGATTACGCCATGCGTCGGAACTTTCACCCTCACATCGTGTCGTTCCTCAACGCCAACGAGAGCTACCTGTTCATGTTCGACTCGCAGGCCAAGAACTCCCCGGCGTGGCCGAGCCCGCGGACCTGGGAGTACGCCAACGCCGATTACTCTCTTTCGGAGGACGCCGCCGATTTGGAGCAGAGCGTGGGAAGCAAGGCGATGGATCAGTTTCTCGCGTACCGCACTGTGTTCGCCTCCTTGCCCGACGTGCGGGCCATCCTGGCCGGCTCTGGAGTGCAGGAGGAACTGCCTGTCGGGCGTAACGCGCAGTTCGCGCTCATCATCGCGCTGGCGAGCGGCATGGCGAGCCCAGACGAGGGGGTCAACGCGTACCGCTGGTTGGTCGGGCATAGCCTCGATGGCGAATTGCTTCAGGTCTACCTGGAGTACATCGTGCGGCGCGCGCGAGACCGGGGCGAGACGGGCGCGTTGGCACAGATGATCTCCGCCGAGCCGAGCCTGCAGAAGAGCATCGAGGAGCTCCTGGCAGCTCTCATGGCGGGTTGA
- a CDS encoding VWA-like domain-containing protein gives MSGEASEIRSRISGAIMRLRAEAPFFAVLALHAEYVADDTVPIAATDGRVIYFNPGAFRRLSTNELRGVLLHEVLHCAFTHVTRRGRRDPLRWNVAADFVVNPMVLEVKGAELPEGLLFDERYAGRRVEEVYDMLPEPLRAPPPEWWDLRPRVPDEGQDADPGASEGGRALGSQGEFADAEALARYWKDAVLGAAQAHKAFDNYGRLSLGSELLVKHVGEAEVDWRDLLREYTVYHPTDFGEFDQRLVGRGIYEEALEGENLDVHVGIDTSGSCVPWVEPFLAELKGIVEAFPHVRAHVSFVDAALIGPFDIESFSELPRPRGGGGTSFVPFFDHVKEAVTVGEHGVLVYLTDGYGTFPTETPAQEIIWLVTPGGLKTEDFPFGRVVRMAGDAFGRPWER, from the coding sequence GTGAGCGGCGAGGCAAGCGAGATCCGCAGTCGCATCAGTGGAGCGATCATGCGTCTCAGGGCCGAGGCGCCCTTCTTCGCCGTCCTCGCGCTGCACGCTGAGTACGTGGCCGACGACACCGTTCCGATCGCCGCCACCGACGGACGCGTCATCTATTTCAACCCCGGGGCGTTCCGCCGCCTCTCGACCAACGAACTGCGCGGCGTGCTGCTGCATGAGGTGCTGCACTGTGCGTTCACTCACGTGACGCGTAGGGGCCGGCGTGACCCGCTGCGCTGGAACGTGGCCGCCGACTTCGTGGTGAACCCGATGGTGCTCGAGGTCAAGGGTGCCGAACTGCCCGAAGGGTTGCTCTTCGATGAGCGCTATGCCGGAAGGCGGGTGGAGGAGGTCTACGACATGTTGCCGGAGCCATTGCGTGCGCCGCCGCCGGAATGGTGGGACCTCAGGCCGCGGGTGCCGGACGAGGGACAAGATGCCGATCCCGGCGCTAGCGAGGGCGGACGGGCGCTCGGCTCTCAAGGCGAATTTGCCGACGCCGAGGCTCTCGCCAGGTACTGGAAGGACGCCGTCCTCGGTGCCGCTCAAGCGCACAAGGCCTTCGACAACTACGGTCGTCTCTCCCTGGGGTCGGAGTTGCTGGTAAAGCACGTCGGCGAGGCGGAAGTCGACTGGCGTGACCTGCTCAGGGAGTACACGGTCTACCACCCGACGGACTTCGGTGAGTTCGATCAGCGCCTGGTGGGCCGCGGAATCTACGAGGAGGCGCTCGAGGGCGAGAACCTCGATGTTCACGTCGGCATAGACACGAGCGGCAGTTGCGTACCCTGGGTCGAGCCGTTCCTGGCCGAGCTGAAGGGCATCGTGGAGGCGTTCCCTCACGTCAGGGCGCACGTCTCGTTCGTGGATGCCGCCTTGATCGGTCCTTTCGACATCGAGTCCTTCAGCGAGTTGCCCAGGCCGCGGGGCGGAGGCGGCACCAGCTTCGTGCCCTTCTTCGACCACGTGAAGGAGGCGGTTACGGTTGGTGAGCACGGCGTGCTCGTGTACCTCACCGACGGGTACGGGACCTTCCCTACCGAAACACCGGCCCAGGAGATCATCTGGCTGGTCACGCCGGGCGGCCTCAAGACAGAAGATTTTCCCTTCGGGAGGGTTGTCCGGATGGCGGGAGACGCTTTCGGGCGACCGTGGGAGCGATGA
- a CDS encoding IS256 family transposase, whose protein sequence is MTQLKDSVLTTRLREALVDQPDFLRDIVQSTLQRLLEEEITLHLNADPHERTEGRRGYRNGYRPRQLKTRVGTLSLLVPMDREGTFKTELFDRYQRSEKALVLSLMEMYLEGVSTRKVKDVTEVLCGTSFSKSTVSRLAGQLDADLAAWRERRLDACSYPYLVVDARYEHVRVDGRVVSQGVLVVKGVRSDGQRELLAVDVADSESEATYDGLFRRLKERGLSGVQLVTSDDHKGLVAAIQRHFQGASWQRCQVHFLRNARGKVARKHQAALTADLKAIFAASDQEWAFSLAKEVVERWSASHPAVAEWIEVGIEATLACFSFPEPHRRRIRSTNGLERFNQELKRRTRVVRIFPNREACLRLITAMCVEQSEEWLSGRKYLDMELLEVNSAASSTTGEEVSLAA, encoded by the coding sequence ATGACTCAACTGAAGGATAGTGTTTTGACGACGCGTTTGCGTGAGGCGCTGGTGGATCAACCCGATTTCTTGCGTGACATCGTGCAATCGACGCTGCAGCGGTTGTTGGAGGAGGAGATCACCCTGCACCTGAACGCTGACCCGCATGAGCGGACCGAGGGGCGGCGCGGTTACCGTAACGGTTACCGTCCTCGGCAGCTCAAGACGCGCGTGGGCACGCTTTCACTGCTGGTGCCGATGGACCGGGAGGGCACCTTCAAGACGGAGCTGTTCGACCGGTACCAGCGCAGCGAGAAGGCGTTGGTGCTGTCGCTGATGGAGATGTACCTGGAGGGCGTGTCGACGCGGAAGGTGAAGGACGTCACCGAGGTGTTGTGCGGCACCAGCTTCAGCAAGAGCACCGTGAGCCGCTTGGCGGGCCAGCTCGACGCTGACTTGGCGGCGTGGCGCGAGCGGCGCTTGGACGCCTGCTCCTATCCGTACCTGGTGGTTGATGCGCGCTACGAGCACGTGCGGGTGGATGGGCGGGTGGTGAGCCAGGGCGTGCTGGTGGTCAAAGGCGTGCGGAGTGACGGGCAACGGGAGCTGCTGGCCGTGGACGTGGCCGACTCGGAGTCGGAGGCGACCTACGACGGCCTCTTCCGGCGTCTGAAGGAGCGCGGCCTGAGCGGTGTGCAGCTCGTGACGAGCGATGATCACAAGGGCCTGGTGGCCGCCATCCAGCGGCACTTCCAGGGCGCCAGTTGGCAGCGTTGCCAGGTGCACTTCCTGAGGAACGCGCGTGGCAAGGTAGCTCGGAAGCATCAGGCGGCGCTCACGGCTGACCTGAAGGCGATCTTCGCGGCGTCCGACCAGGAGTGGGCGTTTTCTCTCGCCAAGGAGGTGGTGGAGCGCTGGAGTGCCTCGCATCCGGCGGTGGCGGAATGGATCGAGGTCGGCATCGAGGCGACGCTGGCGTGCTTCTCGTTCCCTGAGCCTCATCGGCGGCGCATCCGCTCGACGAACGGCCTGGAGCGTTTCAACCAGGAACTGAAGCGAAGAACGAGGGTGGTTCGCATCTTCCCGAACCGCGAGGCTTGCCTGCGCCTCATCACCGCCATGTGCGTGGAGCAAAGCGAGGAGTGGCTATCGGGCCGGAAGTACCTGGACATGGAACTGCTCGAGGTTAACTCCGCCGCATCGTCGACCACTGGTGAGGAGGTGAGCTTGGCAGCCTAG
- a CDS encoding HigA family addiction module antitoxin: MSDLTSPPGNRLEALKGKREGRHSIRVNDQFRIVFRWDGGNAYEVEVVGYHFIRRGGAMTDMMTTMRVAPYERDLAPIHPGEVLKEEFLEPYGLSQYELARRTGMPAQRIGQIVHGKRSITADTAWRLAMFFDNSPRFWLNLQAHYDLEVAAQEHGEELVKAVPSTVKDIRPGKVPTSG; this comes from the coding sequence ATGAGTGACCTCACCAGCCCTCCCGGCAACCGGCTCGAGGCCCTGAAGGGTAAGCGTGAGGGGCGGCACAGTATCCGCGTCAACGACCAGTTCCGTATCGTCTTCCGGTGGGACGGCGGTAACGCCTACGAAGTCGAAGTGGTCGGCTATCACTTTATTCGGCGAGGAGGAGCCATGACCGACATGATGACGACCATGCGAGTTGCACCTTACGAGAGGGACCTTGCGCCGATTCACCCCGGGGAAGTTCTCAAGGAGGAGTTCCTCGAGCCGTACGGCTTGTCGCAATACGAGCTCGCCAGGCGCACCGGAATGCCCGCTCAGCGCATTGGGCAGATCGTGCACGGGAAGCGAAGCATTACGGCCGACACGGCGTGGCGGCTAGCGATGTTCTTCGACAACAGCCCTCGGTTCTGGCTGAACCTTCAGGCGCATTACGACCTCGAAGTCGCCGCCCAGGAGCATGGGGAAGAGCTGGTGAAGGCCGTTCCCAGCACCGTGAAGGATATCCGCCCCGGAAAGGTGCCGACGTCGGGCTGA
- a CDS encoding helix-turn-helix domain-containing protein, translating into MKGPDSGRAQDGARFFTVSDPEQARLLSEPRFQAAFRPFLAREASASAAAAELDLDLNAMLYRIGVLRKAGLLRVVREEKRQGRPIKIYRSVHDAYFIPYEATPFADLEERLWQQQLAEARERTHIQARQLRAGGVYGQSMFRDEHGEAWVQSSASAGQDLDWLDPRRPASIDYWTNLVLTEAESRELQQLLYDVMQRYMPASAQGAASGPAPAGKKRYRLNVAFVPLDE; encoded by the coding sequence ATGAAAGGGCCCGATTCAGGTAGGGCGCAAGACGGCGCCCGCTTCTTCACGGTGAGCGACCCCGAGCAGGCGCGCCTCCTCAGCGAGCCGCGCTTCCAGGCGGCGTTCCGGCCGTTCTTGGCCCGAGAGGCCAGCGCAAGCGCCGCGGCGGCCGAACTCGACCTCGACCTGAACGCCATGCTCTACCGCATAGGCGTGCTGCGCAAGGCCGGCCTACTGCGGGTCGTGCGCGAGGAGAAACGTCAGGGGCGGCCCATCAAGATCTACCGCTCGGTGCACGACGCCTACTTCATCCCGTACGAGGCCACGCCCTTCGCCGACCTGGAGGAACGCTTGTGGCAGCAGCAGCTTGCCGAGGCGCGCGAGCGCACGCACATCCAGGCGCGTCAGCTGCGCGCAGGGGGCGTCTACGGCCAAAGCATGTTCCGTGACGAGCATGGGGAGGCCTGGGTTCAGAGCTCGGCCAGCGCGGGACAGGACCTCGACTGGCTCGACCCGCGGCGGCCGGCAAGCATCGACTACTGGACGAACCTGGTCCTTACCGAGGCGGAGAGTCGCGAGCTGCAGCAACTGCTGTACGACGTGATGCAACGCTACATGCCCGCCAGCGCTCAGGGTGCGGCGAGTGGCCCTGCGCCGGCGGGAAAGAAGCGCTACCGGCTGAACGTGGCGTTCGTGCCACTGGATGAGTGA
- a CDS encoding MFS transporter translates to MKLRPTFYLVSSLNWFANVLPMAVMVLLAQSRGMSLAQIGYFLGLYSLTVVLLELPSGAMADAIGRKRIYLLAGGAGILAKAVFLFAFGFPMFLLYAVLFGISRALASGALEAWFIDALQAEEPGVDLQPPLATANAWNLAALALGTLVGSALPALFAFLPQGETNVLTPLSITLVASLVANFGVLVLTALVVKEEPRQRVAMGAGSGRLMDSVLRGFGSLRTIVAGAARLTSGNRVLLLLLGADLIVGLALTASENLWQPFFAQRLGGATPDNTVLFGVILAGCFGMGMLGNLVATPVSRLLGKRYALVAGLFQLLQGLTFLFLAAQGGVVAATGLFWLTYVTRSAWSSPHAALFNQQVPGSHRSAMLSVQSLVGFAGAFIGSVALGPLAEATSISLAWTLSGGLVALGALLYVPLIRGAKAPAVTYVGGDSR, encoded by the coding sequence ATGAAGCTGCGCCCGACGTTCTACCTCGTCAGTTCCCTCAACTGGTTCGCCAACGTGCTGCCCATGGCGGTGATGGTGTTGCTGGCCCAGTCGCGGGGCATGAGCCTCGCACAGATCGGCTACTTCCTCGGACTCTACTCCCTCACCGTGGTGCTGCTCGAGCTGCCTTCGGGCGCCATGGCCGACGCCATCGGCCGCAAGCGCATCTACCTGTTGGCAGGTGGCGCCGGAATCTTGGCCAAGGCTGTGTTCCTGTTCGCCTTCGGATTCCCCATGTTCCTGCTGTACGCCGTGCTGTTCGGGATCTCACGTGCGCTCGCCTCGGGTGCGCTGGAGGCCTGGTTCATCGACGCGTTGCAGGCCGAAGAGCCCGGGGTCGACCTGCAGCCGCCGCTGGCCACCGCCAACGCTTGGAACCTCGCCGCCTTGGCGCTTGGCACCCTGGTGGGCAGCGCGCTGCCGGCACTCTTCGCCTTCCTGCCGCAGGGTGAGACGAACGTGCTCACGCCCCTCTCGATCACTCTTGTGGCCTCACTGGTGGCCAACTTCGGCGTCCTCGTGCTCACCGCCTTGGTGGTGAAGGAGGAGCCGCGCCAGCGCGTTGCCATGGGAGCCGGCTCCGGTCGGCTCATGGACTCGGTGCTCCGTGGCTTCGGCTCGCTTCGCACCATCGTTGCGGGAGCCGCGCGCCTCACCAGTGGCAACCGCGTGTTGCTCCTGCTGTTGGGCGCCGACCTCATCGTCGGCTTGGCGCTGACCGCTTCCGAGAACCTATGGCAGCCGTTCTTCGCGCAGCGCTTGGGTGGCGCCACCCCGGACAACACGGTCTTGTTCGGCGTCATCTTGGCGGGCTGCTTCGGGATGGGCATGCTCGGCAATCTCGTCGCGACCCCCGTTTCCCGACTGCTCGGGAAACGCTACGCCCTGGTGGCCGGGCTGTTCCAGTTGCTGCAGGGCCTGACCTTCCTGTTCCTCGCCGCGCAGGGCGGCGTGGTGGCCGCCACCGGCCTGTTCTGGCTCACCTATGTAACCCGGTCGGCCTGGTCGTCGCCGCACGCCGCGCTTTTCAACCAGCAGGTGCCCGGTTCGCACCGCTCCGCGATGCTCTCGGTGCAGTCGCTGGTCGGCTTCGCCGGGGCGTTCATCGGCAGCGTGGCGCTGGGGCCCCTGGCAGAGGCCACGTCGATCTCGCTGGCCTGGACGTTGAGCGGGGGGCTGGTGGCGTTGGGGGCGCTCCTGTACGTGCCCCTCATCCGGGGAGCCAAGGCGCCCGCGGTCACTTACGTAGGTGGTGACTCCCGCTAG